The following DNA comes from Flavobacterium sp. N3904.
AGACAGCCGTGCATCCATACGGGTAACCGCTGTTCCTACATTAAAACTTACAGGTACAAGTTCATTGGTTTTAAACCCTCTCAATAAAGGATCAAGGAGATTCATCTTTTCCAGTTTTTCTTTGTTCAGTCCGAAATTATTCATTGTTTTCCAGTCAATTTGTTCTGATTTGTAGCGATACTCACTTGTTTCCGATGGTGTCTGTGTTGTTTTCATACTATTTTTATTTTCTTGTTTATAATCTTGTTGTGATTCCGTTTTAAGCTCGAATTGTTTCATCAGTTGTTCCACTTCGGGAGTTGGTTTATCGATCAGTTTTTGCATTTCCTTTGCCATATCAATAGCCAATGGTGCAGCAACTTTGAAAAAAGAAAAATTGGTAGGGTCCTTCAACTGGCTGAAGAAATTGGAGAAGAAGTTGGAAAAGAAATCACCCTGCTTATCCACACGCATAAACTGGTTTTGGTTTTTCTTTGTAGGGTCAATAGTTTCCAGCTTACCATTTTCGTCAATGTCCTTTACAGCCTGAATTTTATTTTTATTTTTATCCAGCACCAATAATATCTCGGATAATTGTTCAGGAGATCGTGGTTTATCTAAAGTTGGTTCGTTCATATTTTGAGATTTTTAAGTTTGACACCGAAATTAGAAGAGGCTTTCGCTTTTTTTCACTAATTGTCATTCATTGGCACCATTTATCATCCATTGGCTTTTCCTTTGGACATGGGAACAGTAAAACTTTCTCTGACGAACTGATGAACATCTGAAAGCTTATAATAAATTTTTCCACTAATTGTGTAATAGGGCAGCTTGCCAGAAGAGCGGTAACGCTGCAAGGATCGCGCACTTATCTTCAGCATCTGCAAAATATCCTGATTGTCCAGCAGCTCTTCTCCATCAATAATAGCAAGTTGGTTTTTATCTCCGTTTATTAATTCCATAAGGATATCAAACCGCTCCATGATTCGCTCCATCCAAGCCATAAATTCTATTCTATCCACATTCATAATCAATATTTTAGGTTCAATACGCAGTAGGTAGCAATTCGTTCAGGTAGTGGTACCTTTTAATATGCTTTTACAAAATTCAGTTGCTTTTGTTGGATTTTATCCCAATGGCTTTCGTAGTACTGAAAAAGTTTAACATTTAAAATTCGTAAAGCCTTGGTTTTACTAGAAAATAATTCTCTAAAAAATGAATGCACTTATGATTTCTGTTTAAGATTGATACTGGTCAGTCTATTTAGCGGTAATTATTGGGTTTATCTCAACAACCTTCGTAGTACGAAAAAAATTAACAATTAAAATTCATGAAAAATTTAATTTTTACTATGAATTATTCTTTTGATTGATTCTAGCATAAAAAAAGCAGTATATCCTTTTAAATGTGGATGTACTGCTTGTAGACTTTCGTAGTTACGACTTTACTCTTGGTCTTCTCTGGACATTTTTTGTTGTAGATTTAAGGTTAATTCTTCTAAAAATTTTGTCTTACTACTTTTACGGGCTTTGATTTCGGTGTAGGTTTTATAGATGTTATCTAATTTGATGTTGAAAAAATCTTCAAATGATGCTGTTATCGTATTAATATCTGCCGCACCATAATTAATCGCACCATTAGAAAACAAGGCATAAATTAATTCTGTTAAAGCTGTTTTTGGCCCTGTCCATAACAATACTTTGTGTTTTTTTTCTTCAAATATTTCAGAATCATCCACTTTCAGTCTTTTGAGTGCTTGCCGGATGTAATGAATGAATCGGTACATCGCTTTTACTTTTGCCCAAAGCATGTCTTGCGATGTTGAAAATTCCGGAAATTGGTAGTAATCGGTCATGGGGGTAAAGGGAAAATTATCCCGATGGTTTCTGGTAAAAAATTGATGGTCTAGGTAACAATATCCTTGTTCCATATAATGCACAAAATCGGCATTTCTGTAAAAGAATTTATTGATTTTCCGCAATTCTTTCTGAAGAAATTGAACTTTATAGGTTTTACCCGCCTTAGGCATTCTTAGTTCACAGGAACGTACTTCTGTAAAATAAATCAATAAACTCATAGGAACGGGCTTGATGTTTTTGAAAAAATCAATCTCTTCCGGAACAGTGTTAAAATCATTTTTATCCACTATCTCTTTCAAGTTCGTTAATGTTTTATTACACAATACAATTCCATTGCAAGCCTTATTTTGCATCGTTTCGTCTGCCTCTAAAATTTCATTGCAGATAGCATTAAATGATTCAATCGCTTTTTCAAACATTGTTTTCAATATTAGTTATCAATATGCTTTCATTCTTTTACAATTGATTTGTAATCATTTTGCAAAGTATTCATAAGTTCCATTGCATAATTATCTCTTGCCTGAACATAGGCTACTTTTGGAATTATCCGAGCTCCTAATTTTCTTTTTTCAAAGGAAGCAGACACGCCAAAGTCTATTTTTTGAAACTTCAGTGCATTGGCTCTTTTTATGGTTTGAAACAACAATTGCCTGTAGAGTTGGTATTCTTTTGCCCATTTATAATCCATCCCTATTAATTCCGGAACATAGGTGTGATTGTTGTTTTTGTAACAAAACATGATTCCGACAAATGAATTTTCGGAATCTGCTTTCAATGCTAATACTATGAACTCCCAGTTAGGATTTTCGTTCATGTTTTCAAAAATATCTTGAGTATATCGGAATGTATTAATAGCGTAATTATTATCTTTTACATTATTGTAGAGTTGGTATGCTCTTGCTATTTCCGATTTACTTAATTTATCCTTTATTGTAACATCAAAGTACTTCTCATAAGGTTCTATTTCTTTATTGAAATGTTTACGGGAACGAGATGATAGTCCATTTACAAACTCTTCATTAGAATTCCATGTTTGATTTTGCACTACACAGGATTCCGGCATATCTATTTTGAAATAACCCTGGTCCAATATCGTTTTGTTATATTTATTCTCTTCTTCAAAATCCCTTAACACCAACATATCAGCATTTAATATATTGTATTTTTCTTCTATATTATCCAATAAAAGTTTTATTGCTTTTTCGGCTAAAGGATGTTCTTGATTGATGAAACAATGTTTTCCTTCTGTAAATAGCGATCCCATACTGAATACTTTTGAGGTAAGGTATAAAGGATTGGTCTTTCTTATTTCTTCCAAATACTTAGATACCGATTCAGTTGCCAACATATCGTCTTTCCAAAGACCATAGGTAAAAAAGGTCATTAGGATTATATTGCCGGTGCTGTCTTTAATGATGTAATAGTAAAAATCCCATTGATTAGTTGGGTCTGGATGCTGGCTGAATGTTTTTTCTAAATAAAGCATTCCTTCCCAATCGAAAATATTTTGTTTCCCCATATATTGGTTCCATTCTGATTTTTCTATCTCCTGTATCGTATTTTTTTCTTCGATAAAAAGCTCCTGCTCTTTTGATTCTGAAATCTTTACAGTTTTTCTGCTCTCTATTCCAAAAGCCTGTTTGATTTTGTTTTCGGTATTATTTGTTTCTTCCAAAGCTTTGGGGAAGTGATATTCCATCGCTTCGGCTAAGGCAGTAATGTCCTGTTGTTGGTTGTGACTGGATAACGTTATTCTTATTCCCGTATTCTTGATTGGTACAGCGGGATAAATTCCTAAATTCAGAAAAAAACCTTCCTTGAATAATCGTTGAACAAAATTATAAGCCGTTGCGGGTGTACCCATTCCCAAAAAGAAAACTGGTGAATCATTTTTTGAAATTATTGGAAGGTCTCCCTTTGATAACAATTGGTTAAAATAGCCGATTTTATCAGCTAAGCCTTTTTGTTTCAATCCAATTTCAGGAGATAAATGGATGTCTGCAGAGGCGATTGCAGCTGCTACGGATGCAGGTTCTAACTGAGCAGAAAAGGTTAACGGTCCACCGAAATTTTTAATTTTTTCTCGCAGTTTTTGATTCTTGCAAAACACTGTTGCTCCGCTGGCTCCAAAGGTTTTACTTAGTGTGCTGACAATAATGCAATTTTCAGGTAGTTCATTGATAGCCTCAAAAATAAAGCCAGTTCCGTTTTTGCCTTTCCAACTCATCCCATGAACATCGTCAAAATAAAGGTTCAGTTGTGCATATTTTTGAGTCAAAGCCAATAATTCCGGAATTGGTGCATAATCACCGAACATGGAATATACACCATCAGCCATGTACCAAATTTTGTTGCATTTGGAGCTTAGTTGTTTAATTTTATCCTCCAACATGTCCAAATTACTATGTCTAATCATTTCAACTGGAATTCCTCGCAGTTTTAAAAGTTGACACGCATTTTGAACACTCCAGTGTACTTGATGGTCCATTATTACAGCATCTTCGTCTCTAATAAGTGTTGGGATAACTGCTAAATGCCCTAACGTGCTGTTCTTGGTTATAATGGGTGGAATACCATACATTTTTTCGATTTTACGCTCTAGTTCGCTGTATAGTGGATGTGAAATATAGGATTTTGAAAGGGGGAATTGCGTACCATAATTATGTATGGCAGCTATTGCTGCCTCTTTCAATCGTATATCTTGCTCGAGTCCCAAATACCCTGTTGTCCCAAAATGAAACATTCCTTTTCCCTTAATCTGGATTGTCCTGCCTGTTAAAACTTGGTCTTCTGCATATAAATGCAAAACACCTTCCTTTTTTGCCCCAGATAAAACCTCATCTACTGTATCGATGAAGTTGTTGTGTTTAATTTTTGCCATTTTATTGTTGTTTTAATCGTTGGTGAAAAATAGATTTATAAAAGTCATTATAAAAAATGAAAGTTATTTCATCTACTTCTTTAATACTCCCAAATTGACAAGTCATATTCCCGAATTGACAACAAATACTACAAAAAGCAACAAATAATCCCAAATCGACAACTGCACTATTAATAAATGTTTATATTTTTGTTAAATTATAACACTTTAATTCATAGAACATGATTGCAGCACATGATTTTTATGAGAATGACTATGCCCGGTTTTGGATTACCGATGGCATTCTCTTTTGTGAATATAAACCCAATACTACTATTGATCTGAA
Coding sequences within:
- a CDS encoding helix-turn-helix domain-containing protein, translating into MNVDRIEFMAWMERIMERFDILMELINGDKNQLAIIDGEELLDNQDILQMLKISARSLQRYRSSGKLPYYTISGKIYYKLSDVHQFVRESFTVPMSKGKANG
- a CDS encoding RteC domain-containing protein, with protein sequence MFEKAIESFNAICNEILEADETMQNKACNGIVLCNKTLTNLKEIVDKNDFNTVPEEIDFFKNIKPVPMSLLIYFTEVRSCELRMPKAGKTYKVQFLQKELRKINKFFYRNADFVHYMEQGYCYLDHQFFTRNHRDNFPFTPMTDYYQFPEFSTSQDMLWAKVKAMYRFIHYIRQALKRLKVDDSEIFEEKKHKVLLWTGPKTALTELIYALFSNGAINYGAADINTITASFEDFFNIKLDNIYKTYTEIKARKSSKTKFLEELTLNLQQKMSREDQE
- a CDS encoding bifunctional aminotransferase class I/II-fold pyridoxal phosphate-dependent enzyme/GNAT family N-acetyltransferase gives rise to the protein MAKIKHNNFIDTVDEVLSGAKKEGVLHLYAEDQVLTGRTIQIKGKGMFHFGTTGYLGLEQDIRLKEAAIAAIHNYGTQFPLSKSYISHPLYSELERKIEKMYGIPPIITKNSTLGHLAVIPTLIRDEDAVIMDHQVHWSVQNACQLLKLRGIPVEMIRHSNLDMLEDKIKQLSSKCNKIWYMADGVYSMFGDYAPIPELLALTQKYAQLNLYFDDVHGMSWKGKNGTGFIFEAINELPENCIIVSTLSKTFGASGATVFCKNQKLREKIKNFGGPLTFSAQLEPASVAAAIASADIHLSPEIGLKQKGLADKIGYFNQLLSKGDLPIISKNDSPVFFLGMGTPATAYNFVQRLFKEGFFLNLGIYPAVPIKNTGIRITLSSHNQQQDITALAEAMEYHFPKALEETNNTENKIKQAFGIESRKTVKISESKEQELFIEEKNTIQEIEKSEWNQYMGKQNIFDWEGMLYLEKTFSQHPDPTNQWDFYYYIIKDSTGNIILMTFFTYGLWKDDMLATESVSKYLEEIRKTNPLYLTSKVFSMGSLFTEGKHCFINQEHPLAEKAIKLLLDNIEEKYNILNADMLVLRDFEEENKYNKTILDQGYFKIDMPESCVVQNQTWNSNEEFVNGLSSRSRKHFNKEIEPYEKYFDVTIKDKLSKSEIARAYQLYNNVKDNNYAINTFRYTQDIFENMNENPNWEFIVLALKADSENSFVGIMFCYKNNNHTYVPELIGMDYKWAKEYQLYRQLLFQTIKRANALKFQKIDFGVSASFEKRKLGARIIPKVAYVQARDNYAMELMNTLQNDYKSIVKE